The sequence below is a genomic window from Candidatus Obscuribacterales bacterium.
GCATAGATCTGCGACTGTTCCCGCGCCATCTCCTCATCAAGGAAATCTGTACAGACCCCTAGCTCGGCGTTATCGAACAGCATCGACGGCACCTCGGTCACAGCTGCTGGTGTGGGTGCGGCTGGACTGGGTGCAGGATCGGGGGGATCGCTGGCGGCATCGCTCTCGACAGGGCGATCGCTCACGGGGGCAGCAGAGGAATTCACGGGTTCCATGGCCGTAATCAGCCATACCGACTCCGACTCTTCACAGGCTGGGTCGCCTTGACAGGATGCAGCAATAATCGAGGTAGATTCGTAGGTAAGCTGCACCGATTGACCCAGCAGATCGGTGCGATCACAGAGTTCAAAGCTAGCAAACTGCTCAGTCTCCACACCATCCGGATCAACCACCGTGGCATAGCAGGCGCGATCGCCCGCCGTAAACTGCTGTAGGGTGGCCACGGGGGGATAGTCTAGCGGATTGAGTGCATTAGGTACATCAGATTGGATTTCTGCTGGCGTACTGGTATCTGCATCCACGGCGGTTGTGCCATCATTAGCTGTCTGACAGCCAGCCAATAGTCCAACGCACACAAACGCTAATCCCCACATGAATCGGGATAGTCGGAGGGTAGGTAACATGCGATTGCTCCTGTTTGATACTAGTAACGCCATGATATCCACCTAGCCATCATTCTCTACCGATAGACAGGACAGATAAAAGATTTGAACAAGGGATAGCGTCCACGAGTAGGGATTCAGGAAAGGGCTCCCAAAACCAATAGCCGCAGGCTGAGGTCATCCCCAGCCCACGGACATCATCCATTCAACGAGATCTGTGCAACGAGACGTCTAATTATGAGCCGTTACCATCCCCACCAAGCGATCGCTCACGGGGGCAGCAGAGGAATTCACGGGTTCTATGGCCGTAATCAGCCATACCAACTCCGACTCTTCACAGGCTGGGTCACCTTGACAGGATGCCGCCATGATCGAGGTAGATTCGTAGGTGAGCTGCACCGATTGACCCAGCAGATCGGTGCGATCGCAGAGTTCAAAGCTAGCAAACTGCTCAGTCTCCACACCATCCGGATCAACCACCGTGGCATA
It includes:
- a CDS encoding DUF1176 domain-containing protein — protein: MLPTLRLSRFMWGLAFVCVGLLAGCQTANDGTTAVDADTSTPAEIQSDVPNALNPLDYPPVATLQQFTAGDRACYATVVDPDGVETEQFASFELCDRTDLLGQSVQLTYESTSIIAASCQGDPACEESESVWLITAMEPVNSSAAPVSDRPVESDAASDPPDPAPSPAAPTPAAVTEVPSMLFDNAELGVCTDFLDEEMAREQSQIYALNSDQYLVEVLCFMAAYQGSYEYWLYEPETEAIAPLSFQVFYEDGEGDWQSIQTQPLAGLPTYDPAQQQLTVFTKYRGAGDCGSYANYQWQGSCFELVYFRAKSDCDGVALDVEDYPVIYP